ATTAACTGTACACTGGCAGGCCCACTCCTGGCCCAATCCACCCAAAACTGCAGCTGATGCCCCAGTATCGTCCAGAGTAGCTTCAGCCAATAGTCTTTATCCGTTAAAAGCACCGTTTTTACTGCACTGTATTTAATACCGCCATCCAGCGCCGTTAGCTTCAGGCGATATTGTGCAAATCCCGGCCACGGCCGCTCATCATACGCCATATAGCTGGAAGCCTCACTGGTGCTGCCATGGGCAGGTATGGTGTCCACCGCCTCAAAAGTCCGGAAATTACGGGAACGCTCTATCACAAAAGAGGCGCTGTTAATTTCATAAGGGGTATGCCATGTCAGCTGCACCTTGCCGCCATCGGCTTTGGCGTCAAATCCTGACAAGGGCAAGGGGGTGCTCAGGACTGACAGGTTGTAACGGCTCATCACCGGGTAATGGTCTGTAGTAGTGCTGCTGTAGCTGCTCACCAGCCTTTCCACCTGCGTTTGTATCCGCGCAGATGCCGGCACGTAAGCCACGCCCACTTCGTTGGATGCGATCACATTATCTATTACAGAAGCATAACTGGCGGTAGATCTTTGACCGGCCAGGCTCAGTGGCAGTGTTAATGGTCTGTAATCCGTACTGTCGTTCATAAAATCTATGTAGGAGGTCGTAGTATCGGGCGCCAGTTCTGTGGTAATGGTTTTCGAGAGATCATCGTTAAAATCGCCCAACATAATAATATTACTGTATGGGTATTGCAGATCCAGCGAGTCTTTCAGCTCTTTCAAACCATCTTTACGCCGGTTCCATGACGTGATCTTTTCCGGTTTGGTACCCGTGTTGGCCTTGGCATGCAGCAATACAAACTGAATCCGGGCGGAGTCGTTGTTCAGCCGTGCCGTGGCTTCCAGCAGGTAAGGGAACCTTCCGGACGACCAGTTGTAATAGGAGGTAGTACTACCTCCCTGCCGTAGTACGCCATAGGTGCGGATTTTACGGATCACCGATGTTTTGTATACAAAGGCCAGCTTCTGTGCACTCACGTAGTCCGCATCTGTTAAGCTATCGGCATAGGAGCCGAAGTCTGACATCACATAACTGTAGCCGGGCAGTTGACTCACCACTGCGCGGAACCGGGCGGTGTCCACTACTTCTGCCAGTGCAAAAATATCGGCATCCAGTGTTTGCAGGATGGTGGTCACGTTGGCCTGCTGCAAGCTGTCATTGGCGGGGTTTTGCGCGGGACTGCCAAACCATTCTATATTCCAGTTTACAACTTTCAGCGAACGGAGAGAGGTGCCGGAGAGTATAATATGACTGTCTGCAAAGCCGGGAGCGTTGAAGACAAGGGCGCCGTTGTAAGCCTGGTTTGCGGCTGTGGGGGCAAATTTCACCCATACTTGTTGCGGACCTTCATTTATTTCTGCCAGGGAGAAACTTACGTTACTGCCATAACTGCTGCTATCACGCGACAGGAGGAAACCCGCCGGGGCGGTGATGTGCAGGTCGCCGGTGAAATCATTGCCCCAGAAACGGATGCCCTGTGGCGCTGATTGCTGCATGTTTTTCACATAGTCAAAGTCCAGTGCTGCCGGACTACTGGTTAGTGAAGGCGCCGGTGCTGCGGTGGTATCTGTTATACCGAAATCGTCAATGGTCCATCTTGCCGCTTGCTGGGCAGGCGAAGAGGTATACACAAATGCGATGTACACATTAGCCTGTTTAAACGCTGCGAGGTTGACCTGATCCGTGGTTGTCCATATATCGCTGGCTGCATCCGGGAAGCGGCCATTGATGGTATGCCAGGTAGCCAGGCGGGGATCGCCTACGCCGGTATAGTCATCGGATACCCGCAGGGACAGCGCCGGACCCGTGAAAGCGGTTCTGCTGCTGAAGTGCAACAGCGGAAACTGCAAGCCGGTAAGATCAAAGGCAGGAGAGATGAGCCAATCCTCATTTTCAACGGCGCCGCCACTGAAACCGTTTATCTGTACGGCATTACTGTTATTTTGTCCGAAGGTAGTGCAGCCCCATAGTTGTGAGCCGCTCACGCTGTATTGTGTAAAACCGCCGCTCAATTCACTGCTGCCATTGGGTGTGCAGTCGTTAAAGTTCACATTCAGCTCCTGGCTGCCGGTGCTGAAATACCACTGCAAGCTGTCTGCAATACCCGCAAAATCATTACCTGAGAAGTCTTTCACCACGGCGCTATCGGCTGTAATAAAGTACTGTTGATGGGGTTGTAGTATCTTTTTTAGTGAAAGCATATTGTTGTTGATCTGTACTACCGCGCTGTTTACGGCAAACGTATCCGTTGCGCCGTTGCTGCTGTTGTGCAGAATAATGTGACCACTGCCTGCCTGTATGTTTTCGCTGAAGATGGCGCTGATCTGTGTTACAGGAGAAACACCGGTGGCTGCTGCGGCCGGAACGAGGCTGCTGATAACCGGTGCGGTGCTGTCTTTTCCCGAACCGGCGGCCTTTACATTGTCTATGGCAAAGCCGGGTCTGGAGCCGGCACCGCTGATTTGCCTGTTTACCCACCGGAGTTGCACCAGCAACTGGTTGTTGCAATCTGATGGCAGCATCGTTGATTTGTTAACCGTGTTTTGTGGTAAAGTGATACCGGAACCGGTTTGCTTCACCAGGTTATTCTGATATGCTGTTTCGCCGATATTTATGAAACTACCGGTGTCGCCTATACGATACTGTAATATTACTTCATTAATGCGTGTATTGGAGGTACTATCGTAAGGATTCCTGATCGTCATTACATCATAGCTGATTGTTACATTCAGTTGACCGCTGGTGTTAAGCGCCAGTACCAGTGCATTGTCTGCGCTGCCACTGTTGAGGAATCCGGTTTTGCCACTATAGTTGTATACGCCGTTACCCGTGGAAGATGCGCTGCCATTGGCTATCAACGCTTTATCTGCTGCCGGCGGCAACGTGTTAAAATTGCCGGAAGGAGCGCCATCTAACAACCAGCCCTGCCAGCCATCCGGGTAGGCAGTGGCAGCTGCAGGCAGGTCATCAAAGTCCTGCTGAAAAGGCAGTGGCCGGGCAGCAGGATTTGTTTGCGCCGAAACCTCGTACCAGCCTGTAATACATAGCAATGATAAGGAGAGTAGGATTTTCTTCATAGTATGGTTTTAGATGGGTGGGGTGTTCAGTATTTTGGTTAAATAAATCTACTGAATTGTAGCAGATCGCCAGCTGTTTTATATGAACTATTTGTTAATTTAACAGGGTTGTTGATATTGTGTTTTAACTTAATGTCATTTAAATTGTTTGAGTGATAACTTTATATGCTATATTTTTAGAGATGATGGCTTGTCATCTTGTCAGCTAAACCCTGCTGGCACACACTTTGAAAAAAAACATAAAAAAATCAGATAACCAATGCAAAAAGGCGCAATACGTGTTCAAACGGAAAATATCTTTCCAATCATCAAGAAATTCCTTTATTCAGACCATGAAATTTTTATCCGTGAACTGGTAAGCAACGCAGTAGATGCTACGCAGAAACTGAAAACATTGGCCAGTGTAGGTGAGTACAAAGGAGAACTGGGCAATATTGATATTGAAGTAAGACTGGATAAAGAGAAAAAGACGATCACCATTGCCGATCATGGTGTAGGAATGACGGCGGAAGAAGTTGACAAATACATTAACCAG
The Chitinophaga sp. MM2321 DNA segment above includes these coding regions:
- a CDS encoding T9SS-dependent choice-of-anchor J family protein, with the protein product MKKILLSLSLLCITGWYEVSAQTNPAARPLPFQQDFDDLPAAATAYPDGWQGWLLDGAPSGNFNTLPPAADKALIANGSASSTGNGVYNYSGKTGFLNSGSADNALVLALNTSGQLNVTISYDVMTIRNPYDSTSNTRINEVILQYRIGDTGSFINIGETAYQNNLVKQTGSGITLPQNTVNKSTMLPSDCNNQLLVQLRWVNRQISGAGSRPGFAIDNVKAAGSGKDSTAPVISSLVPAAAATGVSPVTQISAIFSENIQAGSGHIILHNSSNGATDTFAVNSAVVQINNNMLSLKKILQPHQQYFITADSAVVKDFSGNDFAGIADSLQWYFSTGSQELNVNFNDCTPNGSSELSGGFTQYSVSGSQLWGCTTFGQNNSNAVQINGFSGGAVENEDWLISPAFDLTGLQFPLLHFSSRTAFTGPALSLRVSDDYTGVGDPRLATWHTINGRFPDAASDIWTTTDQVNLAAFKQANVYIAFVYTSSPAQQAARWTIDDFGITDTTAAPAPSLTSSPAALDFDYVKNMQQSAPQGIRFWGNDFTGDLHITAPAGFLLSRDSSSYGSNVSFSLAEINEGPQQVWVKFAPTAANQAYNGALVFNAPGFADSHIILSGTSLRSLKVVNWNIEWFGSPAQNPANDSLQQANVTTILQTLDADIFALAEVVDTARFRAVVSQLPGYSYVMSDFGSYADSLTDADYVSAQKLAFVYKTSVIRKIRTYGVLRQGGSTTSYYNWSSGRFPYLLEATARLNNDSARIQFVLLHAKANTGTKPEKITSWNRRKDGLKELKDSLDLQYPYSNIIMLGDFNDDLSKTITTELAPDTTTSYIDFMNDSTDYRPLTLPLSLAGQRSTASYASVIDNVIASNEVGVAYVPASARIQTQVERLVSSYSSTTTDHYPVMSRYNLSVLSTPLPLSGFDAKADGGKVQLTWHTPYEINSASFVIERSRNFRTFEAVDTIPAHGSTSEASSYMAYDERPWPGFAQYRLKLTALDGGIKYSAVKTVLLTDKDYWLKLLWTILGHQLQFWVDWARSGPASVQLIDVQGRIRYQGKTDLIKGRNYKTLDINNLPMGIYFLRVQSGDQVRVSKVLINH